The DNA sequence CAAGCGCATCCCCCTAGCTGTCAGAGCTAGCAGTTCATAATCATCCGCATGGTCCGCCAACATGTGGCTTCCCCCTGCCGGATGCGCTAACGGACGTATTTGCGGCTATTTCGCGAAAAAACGCCATGCGGAAATTTTAACGGACGCAGGAGCCGTTATTCGCAGAAATCGGGCCTGTCTAACGATGAAAATAGGCAAATAGGCGCAATGGCGTCCGTTACAATTTTAAAAGCGAAAAAATCCGCCAATTAACGTCACTGGCGTCCGTTAGAGCACGCCCGTGCATCAACGAACCCGGGCTGACGCCGGCATTGGTGGTATTTTTCGTCTGTTCACAATTTGTTAATGGTTTCACAATATCCGGGGTGAAAATTGTCATAGTGGGCCCAATATGCCGTCCATACAATGAGAATCATCATTATCTTGGAACAATTCGAAAAGGAGGATCGCATATATGAACAAGGCTCCGCTTGAACCGAACGAAACCAAACGGAAAGCTGCGCCGGCAACCAAGGAAGCGGAAATTTCCCTGAAGGGGACCTTCGTCTCCGTTATGTTGCTGGGAGCATTTTTGGCGCTGA is a window from the Bacilli bacterium genome containing:
- a CDS encoding cytochrome c oxidase subunit 2A, translating into MNKAPLEPNETKRKAAPATKEAEISLKGTFVSVMLLGAFLALTWLGVFFLFVHRY